The Pseudomonas sp. TH06 genome contains the following window.
CGCCGAAGGCGCCCGCGCCGTCGACCACGGTTATCTGCAACAGGTCGCGCAAGCGGCGGATCGTCTGGGTTTCGGCGGTGTGCTGATTCCCACCGGCCGCTCTTGCGAGGACTCGTGGCTGGTGGCCGCATCGCTGATCCCGGTGACCCAGCGTCTGAAATTCCTCGTCGCCCTGCGCCCCGGGATCATTTCCCCGACGGTAGCAGCGCGGCAGGCGGCGACCCTGGATCGTCTGTCCGGAGGTCGTGCGCTGTTCAATCTGGTGACCGGTGGCGATCCGGAAGAATTGGCCGGTGACGGTCTGTTCCTCAGCCACGAAGAGCGCTATCAGGCCTCGGTGGAATTCACCCGCATCTGGCGTCGCGTGCTGGAAGGCGAAACCGTGGATTACGACGGTCAGCACATCAGCGTGAAGGGTGCAAAATTGCTCTATCCGCCGATCCAGCAACCACGTCCCCCGCTGTACTTCGGTGGCTCGTCGGAAGCGGCGCAGGATCTGGCGGCCGAACAAGTGGAAATGGTCCTGACCTGGGGCGAACCACCGGCCGCCGTGGCCGAGAAGATCGAACAGGTGCGCGCCAAAGCCGCCAAACTCGGCCGCACCGTACGCTTCGGCATTCGTCTGCACGTGATCGTCCGTGAAACCAACGCCGAAGCCTGGCAAGCGGCGGACCGCCTGATCTCGCATCTGGATGACGACACCATCAAGCGTGCGCAAGCCTCGCTGGCGCGCTTTGATTCGGTCGGCCAGCAACGCATGGCCGCGTTGCACGGTGGCAGCCGCGACAACCTCGAAGTCAGCCCGAACCTCTGGGCTGGCGTTGGTCTGGTGCGTGGCGGCGCCGGTACCGCGCTGGTCGGCGATGGC
Protein-coding sequences here:
- the ssuD gene encoding FMNH2-dependent alkanesulfonate monooxygenase, translating into MSLNIFWFLPTHGDGHYLGTAEGARAVDHGYLQQVAQAADRLGFGGVLIPTGRSCEDSWLVAASLIPVTQRLKFLVALRPGIISPTVAARQAATLDRLSGGRALFNLVTGGDPEELAGDGLFLSHEERYQASVEFTRIWRRVLEGETVDYDGQHISVKGAKLLYPPIQQPRPPLYFGGSSEAAQDLAAEQVEMVLTWGEPPAAVAEKIEQVRAKAAKLGRTVRFGIRLHVIVRETNAEAWQAADRLISHLDDDTIKRAQASLARFDSVGQQRMAALHGGSRDNLEVSPNLWAGVGLVRGGAGTALVGDGPTVAARVKEYADLGIDTFIFSGYPHLEESYRVAELLFPHLDIERPELPKSAGYVSPFGEMVANDILPKAASQS